One window from the genome of Diceros bicornis minor isolate mBicDic1 chromosome 1, mDicBic1.mat.cur, whole genome shotgun sequence encodes:
- the ARF1 gene encoding ADP-ribosylation factor 1, with translation MGNIFANLFKGLFGKKEMRILMVGLDAAGKTTILYKLKLGEIVTTIPTIGFNVETVEYKNISFTVWDVGGQDKIRPLWRHYFQNTQGLIFVVDSNDRERVNEAREELMRMLAEDELRDAVLLVFANKQDLPNAMNAAEITDKLGLHSLRHRNWYIQATCATSGDGLYEGLDWLSNQLRNQK, from the exons ATGGGGAATATCTTTGCGAACCTCTTCAAGGGCCTTTTTGGCAAAAAAGAAATGCGCATTCTCATGGTGGGCCTGGATGCTGCGGGGAAGACCACCATCCTGTATAAACTGAAGCTGGGGGAGATTGTGACCACCATCCCCACCATAG GCTTCAACGTGGAGACCGTGGAGTACAAGAACATCAGCTTCACTGTGTGGGACGTGGGCGGCCAGGACAAGATCCGGCCTCTGTGGCGCCACTACTTCCAGAACACACAAG GCCTCATCTTTGTGGTGGATAGCAATGACCGAGAACGCGTGAATGAGGCCCGAGAGGAGCTCATGAGGATGCTGGCGGAGGACGAGCTCAGGGACGCCGTCCTGCTCGTGTTCGCTAACAAGCAG GACCTCCCCAACGCCATGAATGCGGCCGAGATCACAGACAAGCTGGGCCTGCATTCTCTGCGCCACAGGAACTGGTACATTCAGGCCACCTGTGCCACCAGTGGGGACGGGCTCTATGAGGGACTGGACTGGCTGTCCAATCAGCTGCGGAACCAGAAGTGA